In Debaryomyces hansenii CBS767 chromosome A complete sequence, a genomic segment contains:
- a CDS encoding DEHA2D01232p (similar to uniprot|P38124 Saccharomyces cerevisiae YBR008c FLR1 Plasma membrane multidrug transporter), which produces MHYRFLRDSFVGRTIYHLSKHKYLKHHEEDPEFLVPSKYYGEGKEAHSDGSVSDVKEVLDGSDETIRISDQIIVDWDGPDDPENPYNWPLYQKIFFMFEIAFLTTSVYMASAIYTPGVEEIMEQFQISQTVAILPLSLFVIGYGIGPMVFSPMSENAVFGRTSIYIVTLFIFFILQIPTALVDNIAGLCILRFISGFFASPCLATGGASVGDVISLPYIPVGIATWAISAVCGPSLGPLVGSVLTVKGDWRWTFWFMCIISGCSLLVLSCFLPETYSKTLLYRKAERLRAITGNENITSEGEIENNKMTTRELAIDTLWRPIEISIVEPVVLLINVYIALVYSIMYLWFEAFPIVFVEVHHFTLVEMGVTYVSIMVGVIIGAIIYVPIIYKKFTKVMLAGEDITPEVFLPSAIFGSCMMPIGVFIFGWTASPDIHWMGPIIGAAIFAIGAFIIFQTLFNYLSMSFWRYMASVFAGNCLFRSVIAGCFPLFAHPLFTNLGSEKFPVGWGSSVLGFICVGMIAIPILFYINGPKLRARSRYAGN; this is translated from the coding sequence ATGCATTATAGATTTTTAAGAGACAGTTTTGTGGGAAGGACGATTTATCATCTTTCCAAGcacaaatatttgaaacatCATGAAGAAGATCCAGAATTCCTAGTACCCAGTAAATACTACGGAGAGGGCAAGGAAGCTCATAGCGATGGGTCTGTATCAGACGTCAAAGAAGTTTTGGATGGGTCAGATGAAACAATAAGGATATCTGACCAGATTATTGTTGACTGGGACGGGCCTGATGATCCAGAGAATCCGTATAATTGGCCTTTATATCAGAAGATTTTTTTTATGTTTGAAATTGCATTTTTAACAACGTCAGTTTACATGGCTTCTGCCATTTATACTCCTGGTGTCGAAGAGATTATggaacaatttcaaatcagTCAAACTGTGGCCATATTGCCATTAAGTTTGTTTGTTATAGGATATGGTATCGGACCAATGGTTTTTTCGCCTATGTCAGAAAATGCCGTCTTCGGTAGAACATCCATCTACATTGTCActcttttcatttttttcatcctTCAAATCCCAACAGCGTTAGTTGACAATATAGCCGGTTTGTGTATTTTAAGATTCATAAGTGGTTTCTTTGCATCTCCTTGCTTAGCTACAGGTGGTGCTTCAGTTGGTGATGTTATTTCTTTGCCTTACATTCCGGTTGGTATTGCAACATGGGCCATTTCTGCTGTGTGTGGTCCCTCTCTTGGTCCATTAGTTGGTTCTGTCTTAACTGTCAAAGGGGACTGGAGATGGACATTTTGGTTCATGTGTATTATTTCTGGCTGTTCCTTGTTGGTCTTGAGTTGTTTCTTACCAGAAACTTATTCTAAGACTTTATTATACAGAAAGGCAGAAAGACTCAGAGCTATTACAggtaatgaaaatattaccAGCGAGGGAGAAATAGAGAACAATAAAATGACTACGAGAGAGTTAGCCATTGATACTTTATGGAGGCCTATTGAAATCTCCATCGTTGAGCCTgttgttttattaataaacgTTTACATCGCATTGGTATATTCCATTATGTATTTATGGTTTGAGGCTTTCCCAATAGTATTTGTTGAAGTCCATCATTTTACATTGGTCGAGATGGGTGTCACCTATGTTAGTATTATGGTTGGTGTTATTATTGGCGCTATTATTTATGTTCCAATCATTTATAAGAAGTTTACGAAAGTTATGCTAGCTGGTGAAGATATTACACCTGAGGTTTTCTTACCCAGCGCAATCTTTGGAAGTTGTATGATGCCTATTGGTGTGTTCATCTTCGGATGGACTGCAAGCCCAGATATCCATTGGATGGGCCCTATAATTGGAGCAGctatttttgcaattggtGCGTTTATAATCTTCCAAACCTTATTCAACTACTTGAGTATGTCTTTCTGGAGATATATGGCATCGGTATTTGCCGGTAATTGTTTGTTTAGATCCGTCATTGCAGGTTGTTTCCCTCTATTTGCACATCCATTGTTTACTAATCTTGGTAGTGAGAAATTCCCTGTCGGATGGGGTTCAAGTGTGTTGGGATTCATTTGTGTTGGAATGATTGCGATTCCCATCTTGTTTTATATTAATGGGCCTAAATTACGTGCTAGATCTAGGTATGCTGGAAACTAA
- a CDS encoding DEHA2D01254p (no similarity): protein MYRFLRDYFVGRSIYRLSKHKYLRHPEEEPEYIVPSKYLGKGKKFSDCSEETRSAKNGPRTGFKYIGIYLSWYDSHPCFVSLERLNYVPDLSMSVIIL from the coding sequence aTGTATAGATTTTTAAGAGATTACTTTGTTGGAAGGAGTATTTATCGTCTTTCAAAGCATAAGTATTTGAGACACCCGGAGGAGGAGCCAGAATATATAGTTCCAAGCAAATACCTTGGAAAAGGTAAAAAATTTCTGGATTGTTCTGAAGAAACAAGAAGTGCCAAAAATGGTCCTAGGACGGGGTTCAAGTATATTGGCATTTATTTGTCTTGGTATGATAGCCATCCCTGTTTTGTTTCATTAGAACGGCTAAATTACGTGCCAGATCTAAGTATGCTGGTTATTATCTTATAA
- a CDS encoding DEHA2D01276p (weakly similar to uniprot|Q12177 Saccharomyces cerevisiae YLL056c) — protein sequence MASFKVFLTGATGYIGGEVLYQLLNNKTHNFEVSALVRSQEKADILTKATNNKVIPVIGSLDSLEVIEKQVNENEIIINTANVDHVPSAKVLADTLIKKKSKTILIHTSGTSVIGDETSESKKPSTKIYYDDRSIDEINSLPLEQPHRPVDAIILDINERNPNIETVIISPSTIFGQSDGYDKIVSAQIPYLIALSVANDQAFSVYSGKYIWNRVHIKDLGDLYTLILDKLINGSKIPKGREGYYFGSYTNQNEDSITEKPTDIEHYWSDVSEAIAKNLYDRKQISKNAVAQLKPDEVVKLAEGDEFAPYYWSTNSRSRGENGIKTGWKPKYLDAKYFWDSIPEEVDYFIKNSSRK from the coding sequence ATGGCTAGTTTTAAGGTTTTTCTTACAGGTGCAACAGGCTACATAGGGGGCGAGgttctttatcaattattgaataacaaAACGCATAACTTCGAAGTCAGTGCGTTGGTTCGGTCACAAGAGAAAGCAGATATTTTAACTAAAGCAACTAATAATAAGGTAATTCCTGTTATTGGATCTCTTGATTCTCTCGAAGTAATTGAAAAACAAGTGAATGAAAATGagattattatcaacaCTGCTAATGTAGATCATGTTCCATCAGCAAAAGTGTTGGCAGATACTttaatcaagaagaagagcaaGACAATCTTGATTCATACATCGGGAACGTCAGTTATTGGTGATGAGACGTCAGAAAGCAAAAAACCATCTACtaaaatttattatgatGACAGAAgtattgatgaaatcaattctttACCTTTAGAACAGCCTCACAGGCCCGTTGATGCTATTATATTggatattaatgaaagaaatcCAAATATCGAGACAGTTATTATTTCCCCTTCTACCATTTTTGGGCAGAGCGATGGTTATGATAAGATTGTTTCAGCTCAGATTCCTTACTTGATTGCTCTTTCAGTCGCTAATGATCAAGCATTCAGTGTCTACAGCGGAAAATATATCTGGAACCGTGTCCatattaaagatttagGAGACTTGTATACGCTAATCCTTgacaaattgataaatggAAGCAAAATTCCTAAAGGTAGAGAAGGATATTATTTTGGATCGTACACAAATCAGAATGAAGATTCCATTACAGAAAAACCTACTGATATTGAACATTATTGGAGCGATGTTTCCGAAGCAATTGCGAAGAACCTTTATGACAGAAAACAGATCAGTAAGAATGCTGTTGCTCAATTAAAGCCTGACGAAGTCGTTAAACTTGCTGAAGGCGACGAGTTTGCTCCTTACTATTGGTCTACGAATTCTAGAAGTAGAGGTGAAAATGGTATAAAGACTGGATGGAAGccaaaatatttagatGCCAAGTATTTCTGGGATTCTATTCCTGAAGAAGTTGACTACTTTATCAAGAATAGCTCTCGCAAATAA
- a CDS encoding DEHA2D01298p (weakly similar to uniprot|Q04170 Saccharomyces cerevisiae YDR391c) encodes MKSNNTLNPTNDVQKLNEVMVSAFKNVGFIRFLTRRINELSPDVIQIDESYFTFQERINEHLNQGAQIFESDDYGAVAIWYPPGVEVATNNRILEKALSQEALNQVTELSIKSKKFKRDYFKKQYWYLNTLARNMKKTPTKGSVSALIYPILVSAKNSNKSVYVEAITSHARDIYFHLGFEVRESFTIGKGKIDSQGNDKENGEGIEVFLMVIDND; translated from the coding sequence atGAAGTCGAATAATACCCTAAATCCAACTAATGATGTGCAAAAACTCAATGAAGTCATGGTAAGCGCATTCAAGAATGTAGGTTTCATTAGGTTTTTGACTAGAAGAATTAACGAACTTTCACCCGATGTTATTCAGATTGATGAGAGCTATTTTACTTTCCAAGAGAGAATCAATGAACATTTGAACCAAGGTGCTCAAATCTTCGAGTCAGATGACTATGGAGCTGTCGCAATATGGTATCCTCCCGGTGTAGAGGTTGCAACTAATAACCGAATTCTAGAAAAAGCACTTCTGCAAGAAGCCTTGAATCAGGTCACTGAGCTATCTATTAAATCTAAGAAATTTAAGAGAGATTATTTTAAGAAACAATATTGGTACTTGAATACCTTGGCGAGAAACATGAAAAAGACGCCGACAAAAGGGTCTGTTTCAGCTTTGATCTACCCTATTCTCGTGAGTGCGAAAAATAGTAACAAATCGGTCTATGTGGAGGCAATCACATCACATGCTAGAGATATATACTTTCATTTGGGATTTGAAGTTAGAGAATCATTCACGATaggaaaaggaaaaatAGATTCTCAGGGAAACGATAAGGAAAATGGAGAAGGTATTGAGGTTTTTCTCATGGTGATCGATAATGATTAA
- a CDS encoding DEHA2D01320p (weakly similar to uniprot|P43634 Saccharomyces cerevisiae YLR098C CHA4 Zinc-finger protein): MAVTKRKVSKCSIACLRCRTRKIKCDRMTPCKNCTAADTKCEKSSIDSDGRKKRYRNLYVKALECQVETLESVVSSLVHIKDLVDKDHVNYSPFNKNEESQYQDGEMKANRILSNNSEILLEDKTNISIYEDIVPPMPKAAAHLDKNAALANYEELETNKDIAECLDNFFTWQYFDMNFYVDRKRFFKEFHRKTEGETVGEFCSEDLIYALSAIGAKLSSNEELQKKSTDFYTAAKKIIFSEKYLYPCSTTIQSLLYLSVYDNTYNDSSCWMLSGLAFRMGLHLGFDRLLYKETSNSMASVTIKAENRVFWGCFIYDHYNSLLLGRPVTFKSSASLREFLSLEREENFSEKYSIDNTTFVMFKMIELFTLSEPFVQTLNSADETDNKTVQNLESLLRTQTLNNINLQLMRWKNDIEFGILWNKDSANSTDQDLSMLALNYYYYLTVLCINRPFAPIKTGKASISKEIRQSLEYSTELSVACIKEVVASLRVFSERMQSFKYLTVTMIYTIVLSLNYILLCDTNVMVNIEGLREDFEYLLSVLKTASNHWKTASRSYELILTKMRQKYPSYYEEMFKLKSKLEATRSQSNDTQCNYDFSEYSGIMEDYNVAVPSTADSILDTHELWNNKIDFRALDFLDANITSWSHVFPDLYK; the protein is encoded by the coding sequence ATGGCCGTCACGAAGAGAAAAGTATCTAAATGCTCTATTGCGTGTCTTAGATGTCGAACGAGGAAAATAAAATGCGATAGGATGACTCCCTGTAAGAACTGCACTGCTGCTGATACAAAATGTGAAAAGAGTAGTATTGATCTGGatggaagaaaaaaaagataCCGAAACCTTTATGTCAAGGCACTTGAATGCCAAGTTGAAACCTTAGAATCTGTTGTATCAAGCCTTGTGCATATAAAGGATTTAGTGGACAAGGACCATGTAAATTATTCTcctttcaataaaaatgaagaatcaCAATATCAGGATGGTGAAATGAAAGCTAATAGGATTCTAAGTAATAACTCGGAGATTTTATTGGAAGACAAGACCAATATTAGTATCTATGAGGACATTGTTCCCCCAATGCCCAAAGCTGCTGCCCACTTAGATAAGAATGCAGCCCTTGCGAACTACGAGGAGCTTGAGACTAATAAAGATATAGCGGAATGCTTGGACAATTTTTTCACCTGGCAATACTTTGATATGAATTTTTATGTCGATAGGAAgagatttttcaaagaattcCATCGAAAAACGGAAGGAGAGACTGTGGGGGAATTTTGTTCAGAAGATTTGATATATGCCCTTAGCGCTATAGGAGCAAAACTTTCAAGTAATGAGGAGCttcaaaagaaatcaacAGATTTTTATACAGCAGCGAAAAAGATAATATTCTCCGAAAAATACTTGTACCCATGCTCTACAACTATACAGTCTCTATTGTACTTATCGGTATACGATAACACATATAATGATTCCAGTTGCTGGATGCTCTCTGGACTAGCGTTTAGAATGGGTCTCCATCTTGGTTTTGACCGTTTGTTGTATAAGGAGACCTCTAATTCTATGGCATCAGTCACAATCAAGGCCGAAAACAGGGTCTTCTGGGGGTGCTTCATTTACGATCATTATAATAGTCTATTGCTTGGGAGGCCAGTGACGTTTAAGTCTAGTGCAAGTTTGCGAGAATTCCTTTCTCTTGAGAGAGAAGAGAATTTTTCTGAAAAGTATTCTATTGATAACACTACCTTCGTGATGTTCAAAATGATTGAACTCTTTACATTGCTGGAACCATTTGTACAAACACTCAATCTGGCAGATGAAACTGACAATAAGACCGTGCAAAATTTGGAATCCTTGCTTAGAACACAGACGTTGAATAACATAAACTTACAATTAATGAGATGGAAAAATGATATAGAATTCGGAATACTATGGAATAAAGATAGTGCTAATTCAACAGATCAGGATTTATCAATGTTGGCACTTAATTACTACTATTATTTGACAGTACTCTGCATAAACAGACCTTTTGCCCCTATTAAGACTGGAAAGGCTTCTATCTCAAAAGAAATAAGGCAATCTTTAGAGTATTCGACTGAGCTATCTGTCGCATGCATTAAAGAAGTAGTTGCCTCCTTAAGAGTTTTTTCAGAAAGAATGCAATCTTTTAAGTACTTGACGGTAACCATGATCTATACAATTGTTCTATCGTTGAATTATATACTTCTATGCGATACGAATGTGATGGTGAACATTGAGGGATTGAGAGAGGATTTTGAGTACTTATTGTCAGTTCTCAAAACCGCCTCCAACCACTGGAAAACAGCATCAAGGTCATACGAATTGATACTAACCAAAATGCGGCAGAAGTACCCTAGTTATTATGAAGAAATGTTTAAACTTAAATCAAAGCTAGAGGCTACTCGAAGTCAAAGTAATGATACACAATGTAATTATGatttttcagaatattCGGGGATAATGGAGGACTATAATGTGGCAGTTCCTAGTACGGCAGACAGTATACTAGATACGCATGAGTTATGGAATAATAAGATTGATTTTAGGGCATTAGACTTTTTGGATGCTAATATAACCTCATGGTCTCATGTGTTTCCTGATTTatacaaataa
- a CDS encoding DEHA2D01342p (weakly similar to uniprot|P38866 Saccharomyces cerevisiae YHR176W FMO1 Flavin-containing monooxygenase), whose translation MVFKVDSIAIIGAGPSGLAALYEFLHTSKQGVSSFGSKEPEEKAFEEIVVFEQKSNPGGVWAVPDEEKVSYLKDLYQYDSLQNILDSKEKSLQSAIRSYNSRIPLEVNKSDDSVSWKGTPLYKNLFTNIPKRFTRFSTSAYKAIGNGRPIDPFLRDFELRSHIQNYVSEHDLEKHIKFNTEVVKAVKKGDKWLLTLKYEDKDTDKKEFYSKEFDAIVVANGSYTLPYIPQIEGLKEYEEAHPGSILHSKFFRDYEDYRNQKIIILGSSVSGLALSQYLKPLAKEFILSRKNRKEILDWMNDIIYSKEVTVKSPIKRFIPSSKEIWFDDGTRAKDFDKILLATGYYPYYPFFEKGFLSLSVPPEKKGPANNSRIKNLYYNIFKIDDPTLAFVGLIKTSQLFTGFESQSAAVAGIWSNAKQLPSLKEQYDWELKKLEETPDTSRFYVFSNEDVETKYFDRIKDFFPFARKYPLDENYYEHFEDFKIGEQKLADLSLSIIRKKVVFENGEYIVK comes from the coding sequence ATGGTTTTCAAGGTTGACTCAATAGCCATAATAGGTGCAGGACCTTCGGGATTGGCCGCTCTTTatgaatttcttcataCGTCTAAACAAGGTGTAAGCTCTTTTGGTAGTAAGGAGCCTGAAGAGAAGgcttttgaagaaatagtAGTTTTCGAGCAGAAATCTAATCCGGGGGGCGTATGGGCTGTTCCAGATGAAGAGAAAGTATCTTATTTGAAGGACCTTTACCAGTATGACTCACTTCAGAACATCCTTGACTCAAAGGAAAAGAGCTTACAAAGTGCAATCAGAAGCTACAATTCGCGGATTCCTTTAGAAGTTAATAAATCGGATGACTCAGTGTCTTGGAAGGGAACACCTTTGTATAAGAATCTTTTTACAAATATACCAAAGAGATTTACAAGATTTTCTACTAGTGCGTATAAAGCTATTGGAAATGGTAGGCCCATAGACCCATTTTTGagagattttgaattaagGAGTCACATCCAGAATTACGTATCTGAGCATGACTTGGAAAAGCATATCAAGTTCAACACAGAAGTGGTTAAGGCTGTGAAAAAGGGTGACAAGTGGCTACTTACCCTCAAGTATGAGGATAAAGATACCgataaaaaagaattttatcTGAAAGAGTTTGACGCTATCGTGGTAGCGAATGGAAGTTATACGCTTCCTTATATTCCCCAGATCGAAGGGTTGAAAGAGTACGAAGAAGCTCATCCTGGCTCCATTTTACattctaaatttttcaggGACTATGAGGACTATAGGaaccaaaaaattatcatcttGGGTAGCTCTGTGAGCGGATTGGCTCTTTCTCAGTACTTAAAACCACTTgcaaaagaatttattctttCGCGTAAAAACAGAAAGGAAATCTTAGATTGGATGAATGacattatttattcaaaagaagTGACTGTGAAATCTCCAATCAAACGGTTTATTCCCTCAAGTAAAGAAATTTGGTTTGATGATGGTACTAGAGCGAAGGATTTTGACAAGATATTGTTAGCGACAGGTTACTATCCCTACTATCctttctttgaaaaaggCTTTTTATCCCTCTCCGTCCCTCCAGAGAAGAAAGGGCCTGCTAATAATTCTAGGATCAAGAACCTATACtacaatattttcaagatagATGATCCTACATTAGCCTTTGTTGGATTAATTAAAACTTCGCAACTCTTCACTGGATTTGAATCTCAATCTGCTGCAGTTGCAGGTATATGGAGTAATGCTAAACAGTTGCCATCTCTCAAAGAACAATATGACTGGGAACtcaaaaaattagaagagaCACCCGATACTTCGCGTTTCTAtgtattttcaaatgaagaCGTCGAaactaaatattttgacaGGATCAAAGATTTCTTTCCCTTCGCAAGAAAATATCCTCTCgatgaaaattattatgaacactttgaagattttaaaaTTGGAGAGCAGAAGCTTGCCGATCTCTCGCTTTCCATAATAAGAAAGAAAGTAGTGTTCGAAAACGGTGAATACATAGTGAAATAG
- a CDS encoding DEHA2D01364p (similar to wi|NCU02196.1 Neurospora crassa) has product MVAEIDSYTYYSDSPDILHSVNEWRELDKKHLHIKVDLPEGWPKKLTGPHVWRGEELRKNPEKYKYYFTSEDLSEIHKAVKKFKQLGLPLRKVGRENFNLGSLGSKLEDFSEDLYKGIGVRLLRGFNIDDYDEQERLIAYLGISSYIGDIRDAQGLNRALTHIKSIAHVPKEERAPIGVSQQTTDPQMYHSDFGGDIVSLLVLGTPANGGESLISSTYSIYNYLAQHRPDIIKVLTSPEGYKRKGFPEGAPLIFYENDELITSFSTRNFIGFGEIPRDKSYPLISSEERDAVGGFNAIAYKYTLETDLQKGDIEYVNNLINQHCRKGYLEDEDHRRHLARLWLRNSKYTFSLKLPQEIKEKRNQIFPVEYEQEIPLNEFEEDEIKVKSGADSIDKFYAKPK; this is encoded by the coding sequence ATGGTTGCAGAAATTGACTCTTACACGTACTATTCGGATTCGCCAGATATTCTCCACAGTGTCAACGAATGGAGGGAGCTTGACAAAAAGCACCTACATATCAAAGTCGATCTTCCTGAGGGCTGGCCCAAGAAGCTCACGGGTCCACATGTCTGGAGAGGTGAAGAATTGAGAAAGAATCCTGAAAAGTATAAATACTATTTCACGCTGGAAGATCTCTCTGAAATTCATAAGGCGGTCAAAAAGTTTAAACAATTAGGCCTTCCATTGCGAAAAGTCGGTAGAGAGAATTTCAACTTGGGCTCATTAGGTTCCAAACTCGAGGATTTTAGCGAAGATCTTTATAAGGGTATTGGAGTTCGGTTATTGAGGGGATTTAATATAGACGATTATGATGAACAGGAAAGGTTAATTGCTTATCTTGGTATAAGCTCTTATATAGGTGACATTCGGGATGCTCAAGGCCTAAACAGAGCACTCACTCACATTAAATCTATAGCTCATGTTCCAAAGGAAGAAAGAGCTCCTATAGGTGTCAGTCAACAAACAACTGATCCGCAGATGTACCATTCTGATTTCGGTGGTGACattgtttctttattagtATTGGGTACCCCCGCCAATGGAGGTGAATCGCTCATCAGCTCAACTTATTCAATCTACAATTATCTTGCTCAGCATAGACCAGACATCATCAAAGTCTTGACTAGTCCGGAAGGTTATAAGAGGAAAGGCTTTCCAGAAGGTGCACCTTTAATATTCTACGAAAATGATGAGCTCATCACCAGTTTTTCCACTAGAAACTTCATAGGGTTTGGAGAGATTCCCAGAGATAAGTCGTACCCGTTAATATCATCAGAAGAGAGAGATGCTGTAGGTGGTTTTAATGCGATAGCATATAAGTATACTTTAGAAACGGATTTACAGAAAGGAGATATAGAGTATGTGAACAATCTCATCAACCAACATTGCAGAAAAGGTTAtcttgaagatgaagaccACAGGCGTCACTTAGCACGATTGTGGTTAAGGAATTCCAAGTATACTTTCCTGCTAAAACTTCCTCAGGAAATCAAAGAGAAAAGGAATCAGATTTTTCCTGTAGAATATGAACAAGAGATTCCtttgaatgaatttgaagaagatgaaatcaaaGTAAAAAGTGGTGCCGACTCAATAGATAAGTTTTATGCAAAACCTAAATag
- a CDS encoding DEHA2D01386p (similar to uniprot|Q7SG17 Neurospora crassa NCU02603): MPGELQDINDYIKESKRGRDEHNIQGVVPILDISAALDKERRPQLLKDLKRALFDIGFFYVKNPPSKKIPSIFHDLKEESWNFFNLPKEKKSEISMENSKHFLGYNDVGDELTAKHIDWREQVEFGTELPEPVINSDDELWKNIEGPNLWPDKQLVPNFRSTIEDYMSESETLSKLLIDLIKESLNLPEAVFDKYFKEKQQCKMKIIRYPDLLKSKNDLEGIRSHLSQSLIDLKQGVGEHRDNDFLTIIYQATNHTSLQVQTFEGEWVNVPPIKDTFVVNAGQTLEYITNGVCVATVHRVLTPIPGEGDRLSIAFFQTVDVSSYKSKIEIPEEIQKEADIRDSRRTKEDISFQFPQANAKPLGYSIFLNRIKSHPKVGAKWYPDTLKYVQKQLEKA, encoded by the coding sequence ATGCCAGGCGAACTCcaagatattaatgattatataaaGGAGTCTAAAAGAGGGCGGGACGAGCATAATATACAAGGAGTGGTACCAATCTTGGATATTAGTGCAGCACTTGATAAGGAAAGAAGACCTCAACTTCTCAAAGATCTCAAGCGtgcattatttgatatcGGATTCTTCTATGTTAAAAACCCACCATCTAAAAAGATTCCTAGCATCTTTCATGATTTGAAAGAGGAATCatggaattttttcaacctCCCAAAGGAGAAAAAGTCAGAGATCTCAATGGAAAATTCTAAACACTTTTTGGGTTATAACGACGTAGGTGATGAATTAACAGCAAAACACATTGACTGGAGAGAACAGGTTGAATTCGGTACGGAGCTTCCAGAACCGGTCATAAATTCAGATGATGAACTATGGAAGAACATCGAAGGTCCAAACTTGTGGCCTGACAAGCAATTGGTACCAAACTTTCGGTCCACCATAGAAGACTACATGAGCGAACTGGAAACTCTTAGTAAGCTCTTGATTGACTTGATAAAAGAATCGTTGAATCTTCCGGAAGCAGTTTTTgacaaatatttcaaagagaAACAGCAGTGCAAAATGAAGATCATTAGATACCCTGACCTCTTGAAACTGAAAAATGATTTGGAAGGTATTCGGAGCCATTTACTGCAATCTTTAATAGACTTAAAACAGGGTGTGGGAGAGCACCGAGACAACGATTTTTTAACTATCATTTACCAGGCTACGAATCATACTTCTCTTCAGGTTCAGACATTCGAAGGTGAATGGGTCAATGTTCCTCCAATAAAGGATACTTTCGTCGTCAATGCAGGTCAAACTCTAGAATACATTACTAATGGGGTTTGCGTTGCGACAGTACATAGGGTATTGACTCCTATTCCAGGTGAAGGAGACAGATTGTCAATTGCTTTTTTCCAAACGGTTGATGTGTCGAGTTACAAATCAAAAATCGAAATACCAGAAGAGATTCAGAAAGAAGCGGATATTCGTGACTCTCGTCGTACGAAAGAAGACATTAGCTTTCAATTTCCTCAGGCAAATGCAAAGCCATTGGGATACTctatatttttgaatagGATAAAATCGCATCCTAAAGTCGGGGCTAAATGGTACCCTGATACGTTGAAATACGTCCAAAAACAACTCGAAAAAGCATAG